In the Tautonia plasticadhaerens genome, one interval contains:
- a CDS encoding NAD-dependent epimerase/dehydratase family protein, with protein sequence MRIDRRRFLRASAAGPWLAAGAGVPRIAGAATNDARPKTILMLGGTGFLGPHTVEAALRRGHEVTLFNRGRTRPGLFPDLEQLRGDRDNDLKALEGRRWDAVVDTSANIPRWVRSAAAVLGPNIGHYVYISSISAYASLTKPGTDESAPLAEIADPTVEQVDGETFGALKALSEKAAEEAMPGRVTVVRPGLIAGPDDPSDRFAYWPVRVARGGEVLAPGSAEDPVQLIDVRDLGEFLVTLIEGTTTGVFNALGPAGGLTMGRMLDACKEAAGSDATFTFVPARFLAEQGVSAWSDMPAWVPAEGDTAGFARVSNAKAIGVGLGFRPIVETARATLEWFEAQPEERRSRLRAGLAPGREAEVLAAWKARDEQG encoded by the coding sequence ATGCGTATCGATCGCCGCCGGTTCCTGCGGGCCTCCGCCGCCGGGCCGTGGTTGGCGGCCGGGGCGGGCGTCCCGCGCATCGCGGGCGCGGCCACGAACGACGCCAGGCCGAAAACGATCCTGATGCTGGGGGGGACCGGATTCCTCGGGCCGCACACCGTCGAGGCGGCGTTGCGGCGGGGGCACGAGGTCACGCTCTTCAACCGGGGCCGGACCCGGCCGGGACTCTTCCCCGACCTGGAGCAGCTCCGGGGGGACCGCGACAACGACCTGAAGGCCCTCGAGGGGCGCCGGTGGGACGCGGTCGTGGACACCTCGGCCAACATCCCGCGCTGGGTGAGGTCGGCCGCGGCGGTGCTGGGGCCGAACATCGGGCATTACGTCTACATCTCCTCGATCTCGGCCTATGCCAGCCTCACGAAGCCGGGGACCGACGAGTCGGCCCCCCTGGCGGAGATCGCGGACCCCACGGTCGAGCAGGTCGACGGCGAGACCTTCGGCGCCCTGAAGGCGCTCTCGGAGAAGGCCGCCGAGGAGGCGATGCCGGGCCGGGTCACGGTCGTCCGGCCGGGGCTGATCGCGGGGCCGGACGACCCGAGCGATCGGTTCGCCTACTGGCCGGTGCGCGTCGCCCGCGGGGGGGAGGTGCTGGCGCCGGGCTCGGCCGAGGACCCGGTCCAGCTCATCGACGTGCGCGACCTGGGGGAGTTCCTCGTCACGCTCATCGAGGGCACGACCACGGGCGTCTTCAACGCCCTGGGCCCGGCCGGGGGGCTGACCATGGGGCGGATGCTCGACGCTTGCAAGGAGGCGGCCGGGTCCGATGCCACGTTCACCTTCGTCCCGGCGAGGTTCCTGGCCGAGCAGGGGGTGAGCGCCTGGAGCGACATGCCGGCCTGGGTCCCCGCCGAGGGGGACACGGCCGGGTTCGCCCGGGTGAGCAACGCGAAGGCGATCGGGGTCGGCCTGGGTTTCCGCCCGATCGTCGAGACGGCGCGGGCGACCCTGGAATGGTTCGAGGCCCAGCCCGAGGAGCGTCGGTCGCGGCTGCGCGCCGGGCTGGCGCCTGGGCGCGAGGCGGAGGTTCTCGCCGCGTGGAAGGCCCGCGACGAGCAGGGGTGA
- a CDS encoding Chromate resistance protein ChrB codes for MKPWLLLIYKIPREPAAGRVFVWRKLKQLGAIALQDAAWVLPGSAKTREQLQWLAAEISELGGDATLLSAEQLYATDAEAMKRQFVEPVEAEYREILAALAGKDRDLSALSKRFQQVQARDYFASGLGPKVRERLLKAQGGTAS; via the coding sequence GTGAAGCCTTGGTTGCTCCTGATTTACAAGATTCCCCGCGAGCCCGCCGCGGGCCGCGTCTTCGTCTGGCGGAAGCTCAAGCAGCTCGGGGCCATCGCCCTCCAGGACGCGGCCTGGGTCCTGCCCGGGTCGGCCAAGACGCGGGAGCAACTCCAATGGCTCGCGGCCGAGATTTCGGAACTCGGGGGCGATGCGACGCTGCTCTCGGCCGAGCAGCTCTACGCCACCGACGCCGAGGCGATGAAGCGGCAGTTCGTCGAGCCCGTCGAGGCCGAGTACCGGGAAATCTTGGCGGCCCTAGCGGGGAAAGACCGCGACCTTTCCGCCCTGTCGAAGCGATTCCAGCAGGTGCAGGCGCGCGACTACTTCGCGTCGGGACTCGGGCCGAAGGTTCGGGAGCGACTACTCAAGGCCCAGGGAGGGACGGCGTCATGA
- a CDS encoding porin gives MKRRFRAVSLVLALATVPVAPGQEPTRSATARGTMPPPSPPPVDPTAPPPPPPPSADPSDRLAAIEARLEALEERNRRLEQENRALRERLDASPVKPAEAPPTDGARAADPTDAGESRPGTSFSANADSPVPSYAGVTPSRPSGRIPLLGGFGQGFVFESEDEEFQLQVHIESQTDYRAFDPGGELFARDGIYAPRNRLFFGGRATRGVEYLVSINRGFGALDLLDAYLNFRRDDRLQLKVGRFMTPFNYEQFAIQNMWLIAPERSLFTTNLGLNRQLGAMLWGSLLDERLDYAVGVFDGPRNSYEDFNDSKDVMAYLNARPFQETAEGNPLRLLNLGGSFAYGAQDNAAFLPRSFRLATNASNAGTADRAAPPFLIFDDEVIERGQRTFWSAHLAYFYRSLSLLAEYNGSIQRYARTVATPESTVLPASGYSVSAGYFLTGEQVERRTVVEPLRPFRLRRGEFGPGAIELIGRYSAFDIDSGLFDAGLADRALSSNRAWVTNLGVNWYPNKFVKVYLDWQHGEFGDPVFFALPDRHALTNEMLWLRVQFYY, from the coding sequence ATGAAGCGGCGATTCCGGGCGGTGTCGCTCGTCCTGGCGCTGGCGACGGTCCCCGTCGCCCCCGGGCAGGAGCCGACCCGCTCGGCGACCGCCCGGGGCACGATGCCGCCCCCCTCGCCCCCCCCGGTCGACCCGACCGCCCCGCCTCCTCCCCCGCCCCCCTCCGCGGATCCGAGTGATCGGCTGGCGGCCATCGAGGCGCGGCTCGAGGCGCTGGAGGAGCGGAACCGGCGGCTCGAGCAGGAGAACCGGGCGCTCCGCGAGCGGCTCGATGCTTCGCCAGTGAAGCCGGCCGAGGCCCCCCCGACGGACGGGGCAAGGGCGGCCGATCCGACAGACGCCGGCGAGTCGAGGCCCGGCACCTCGTTCTCGGCCAACGCCGATTCGCCGGTCCCCAGCTATGCCGGCGTGACGCCGAGTCGCCCGAGCGGGCGGATCCCGCTCCTCGGCGGCTTCGGCCAGGGCTTCGTCTTCGAGAGCGAGGACGAGGAGTTCCAGCTCCAGGTCCACATCGAGAGCCAGACCGACTACCGCGCCTTCGACCCCGGTGGCGAGCTGTTCGCCCGAGACGGCATCTACGCCCCCCGCAATCGCCTCTTCTTCGGCGGGAGGGCCACCCGGGGCGTCGAGTACCTCGTCTCGATCAACCGCGGGTTCGGCGCCCTGGACCTGCTCGACGCCTACCTCAACTTCCGCCGCGACGACCGCCTGCAGCTCAAGGTCGGCCGCTTCATGACGCCGTTCAACTACGAGCAGTTCGCCATCCAGAACATGTGGCTGATCGCCCCCGAGCGGTCCCTCTTCACCACGAACCTCGGCCTCAACCGACAGCTCGGCGCCATGCTCTGGGGCTCCCTGCTGGACGAGCGGCTCGACTACGCCGTCGGCGTCTTCGACGGCCCCCGGAATTCGTACGAGGATTTCAACGACTCCAAGGACGTGATGGCGTACCTCAACGCCCGACCCTTCCAGGAGACGGCCGAGGGCAACCCGCTCCGCCTCCTGAACCTCGGCGGCTCGTTCGCCTACGGGGCCCAGGACAACGCCGCGTTCCTCCCCCGCTCGTTCCGACTGGCGACCAACGCCTCGAACGCCGGCACGGCCGACCGCGCCGCGCCGCCGTTCCTGATCTTCGACGACGAGGTGATCGAGCGTGGCCAGCGCACCTTCTGGTCGGCCCACCTCGCGTATTTCTACCGGTCGCTCTCGCTCCTCGCCGAGTACAACGGCTCGATCCAGCGCTACGCGCGCACCGTCGCCACGCCCGAATCGACGGTGCTCCCCGCCTCCGGCTACTCCGTCTCCGCCGGCTACTTCCTGACCGGCGAGCAGGTCGAGCGCCGAACCGTCGTCGAGCCGCTTCGACCCTTCCGGCTCCGCCGGGGCGAGTTCGGCCCGGGTGCCATCGAGCTGATCGGCCGCTATAGCGCCTTCGACATCGACTCGGGGCTCTTCGACGCCGGGCTCGCCGACCGGGCCCTCTCGAGCAATCGCGCCTGGGTCACCAACCTCGGGGTGAACTGGTACCCGAACAAGTTCGTCAAGGTCTATCTCGACTGGCAGCACGGCGAGTTCGGCGATCCCGTCTTCTTCGCATTGCCTGATCGCCATGCCCTGACCAACGAGATGCTCTGGCTTCGGGTCCAGTTCTACTACTGA
- a CDS encoding PIN domain-containing protein, protein MPLIVLLDACVLYPAPLRDLLMRLATADLFQARWTDEIHEEWIRNVLANRPDLTPASLARCRRLMDEHVPYCLVTGYEPLIPGLGLPDPDDRHVLAAAIHAGAGQIVTYNLGDFPGSVLAAYGVEAIGPDEFVVGLLDESCEAVLEAVRRQRAGLRRPPRTAAEYLATLEQCRLAETVNRLRPHSSEI, encoded by the coding sequence GTGCCCCTGATCGTCCTCCTCGATGCCTGCGTCCTCTACCCCGCCCCGCTGCGCGACCTGCTCATGCGGCTGGCGACCGCGGACCTGTTCCAGGCCCGCTGGACCGACGAGATCCACGAGGAGTGGATCCGCAACGTCCTGGCCAACCGCCCGGACCTGACGCCGGCGAGCCTGGCCCGCTGCCGCCGGCTGATGGACGAGCACGTCCCCTACTGCCTGGTCACCGGCTACGAGCCGCTGATCCCCGGGCTGGGCCTGCCGGACCCCGACGACCGCCACGTGCTGGCGGCGGCGATCCACGCCGGGGCCGGGCAGATCGTGACTTACAACCTGGGCGACTTCCCCGGGTCGGTGCTGGCTGCCTACGGGGTCGAGGCGATCGGCCCCGATGAGTTCGTCGTCGGGCTGCTGGACGAGTCGTGCGAGGCGGTCCTCGAGGCGGTGCGGCGGCAGCGGGCGGGCCTGCGGAGGCCGCCGAGGACGGCGGCCGAGTACCTGGCCACGCTGGAGCAGTGCCGGCTCGCCGAGACGGTGAACCGGCTGCGGCCGCATTCGTCGGAGATCTAA
- a CDS encoding chromate resistance protein ChrB domain-containing protein has product MRWVTWEGVGVDRMGCAWLIRKHIDPAAEFLFIPQGSPLPPEAEPFDIPGVRLSHHGGHCSFHAVLKHYGLTDPILTRIARIIDEADTVQEVAVEPSAAGLDLICEGLRLISPDDRTALERGALVYDALYARLAAEGNAARWGG; this is encoded by the coding sequence ATGAGATGGGTCACGTGGGAAGGGGTCGGGGTGGACCGCATGGGCTGTGCGTGGCTGATTCGCAAGCACATCGACCCGGCCGCCGAATTCCTCTTCATCCCGCAAGGGTCCCCGCTCCCGCCCGAGGCCGAGCCGTTCGACATCCCGGGCGTCAGGCTCTCCCACCACGGGGGGCACTGCTCGTTCCATGCGGTGCTCAAGCATTACGGGCTCACGGACCCGATCCTCACGCGAATTGCCCGCATCATCGACGAGGCCGACACGGTGCAGGAGGTGGCCGTGGAGCCATCGGCCGCGGGGCTCGACCTCATCTGCGAGGGCTTGAGGCTCATCAGCCCCGACGACCGGACGGCCCTCGAACGAGGGGCCTTGGTCTACGACGCCCTGTATGCCCGGCTTGCCGCCGAAGGGAACGCCGCCCGATGGGGTGGATGA
- a CDS encoding chromate transporter yields MSTIEKIDPVQATTETPTGTAPAYTLGQLVAYILRLGALGFGGPVALVGYMHRDLVERRRWISEADYKEGLTLAQLMPGPLAAQLAIYLGYVHYRFLGATLVGGAFVLPSFLMVLALGWAYLGFGGLDWMQAVFYGVGASVIAIITLSAVKLTRKTLGTDRLLWALYLVSAAATIITETENVLFFLGAGMVVVAARWRPSRLRPPAATTAGCFALPLAMTTPVAVPLNDLLLQIALFFTKAGAFVFGSGLAIVPFLYGGVVKEYGWLDDHQFLDAVAVAMITPGPVVITTGFIGYIVTGRVGDPWSGLLGATVAALATFLPCYFFTIIPAPYFKRYGKRPGIVAFVDGVTAAAIGAIAGACIVLGRRTLFADGWTLEVPKLVLLVVSLGLLMRFKKLPEPVVILGAAVVGLVLWPFVRP; encoded by the coding sequence ATGAGCACGATTGAGAAGATCGACCCGGTCCAGGCCACGACGGAGACGCCGACGGGCACGGCCCCGGCCTACACGCTCGGCCAGCTCGTGGCGTACATCCTCCGCCTCGGGGCCCTCGGGTTCGGCGGGCCCGTGGCCTTGGTCGGCTACATGCACCGCGACCTGGTCGAGCGGCGGCGGTGGATTTCCGAGGCCGACTACAAGGAGGGGCTCACCCTCGCCCAGCTCATGCCGGGCCCGCTCGCGGCCCAGCTGGCGATTTACCTCGGTTACGTCCATTACCGATTCCTCGGGGCGACCCTCGTCGGGGGTGCCTTCGTCCTGCCCTCGTTCCTGATGGTCCTCGCCCTCGGGTGGGCCTATCTCGGCTTCGGCGGCCTCGATTGGATGCAGGCCGTCTTCTACGGCGTCGGGGCGAGCGTCATCGCCATCATCACGCTCAGCGCCGTGAAGCTCACCCGAAAGACGCTCGGCACGGACCGGCTCCTCTGGGCCCTCTACCTCGTGAGTGCCGCGGCCACGATCATCACCGAGACGGAGAACGTCCTCTTCTTCCTGGGTGCCGGGATGGTCGTCGTCGCGGCCCGGTGGCGGCCGTCCCGGCTGCGGCCACCGGCCGCGACGACGGCCGGATGTTTTGCCCTGCCGCTGGCGATGACGACGCCGGTCGCCGTGCCCCTGAACGACCTCTTGCTTCAGATCGCCCTGTTCTTCACCAAGGCCGGGGCCTTCGTCTTCGGGAGCGGCCTGGCCATCGTGCCGTTCCTCTACGGGGGCGTCGTGAAGGAGTACGGCTGGCTCGATGACCACCAGTTCTTGGACGCGGTGGCCGTGGCGATGATCACGCCGGGGCCGGTGGTCATCACCACCGGGTTCATCGGCTACATCGTCACGGGCCGCGTAGGCGACCCGTGGTCGGGGCTGCTCGGTGCTACCGTGGCCGCCCTCGCGACGTTCCTGCCCTGCTACTTCTTCACCATCATCCCGGCCCCCTATTTCAAGAGGTACGGGAAGCGGCCCGGCATCGTCGCCTTCGTGGACGGCGTCACCGCGGCCGCAATCGGCGCGATTGCCGGGGCATGCATCGTGCTCGGGCGACGCACGCTCTTCGCCGACGGCTGGACGCTTGAGGTCCCCAAGCTCGTGCTCTTGGTTGTCTCGCTCGGGCTGCTCATGCGATTCAAGAAGCTGCCCGAGCCCGTGGTCATCCTGGGGGCCGCGGTCGTCGGGCTCGTGCTCTGGCCCTTCGTGCGGCCATGA
- a CDS encoding helix-turn-helix domain-containing protein — protein sequence MPQLCNGNQVITPTNGEASLARETGAKLASVLESDQKQGVRITVTSGSTTQELALPPSAVRLLAGALAELGQGHSVALTSLQAELTSQQAADLLNVSRPHLVKLLDEGAIPCRKVGTHRRVPLADLLAYKADHLARRHAALDELQALSQDLGMGY from the coding sequence ATGCCCCAGCTCTGCAACGGCAACCAGGTCATCACCCCCACCAACGGCGAGGCTTCCCTCGCCAGGGAGACCGGCGCCAAGCTGGCCTCCGTCCTGGAGAGCGACCAGAAGCAGGGCGTCCGCATCACGGTGACCTCCGGCTCCACGACCCAGGAGCTGGCCCTGCCACCTTCGGCCGTGCGCCTGCTGGCCGGCGCCCTCGCCGAGCTGGGCCAGGGCCACTCCGTCGCCCTGACCTCCCTGCAGGCCGAGCTGACCAGCCAGCAGGCGGCCGACCTGCTCAACGTCTCCCGCCCCCACCTGGTCAAGCTCCTCGACGAGGGGGCCATCCCCTGCCGCAAGGTCGGCACCCATCGCCGCGTGCCACTCGCCGACCTGCTCGCCTACAAGGCCGACCACCTGGCCCGGCGGCATGCCGCCCTGGATGAGCTCCAGGCGCTGAGCCAGGACCTCGGGATGGGCTACTGA